TACCGAGGCAGGGCTCCTCATGGCAAGAATCGCCACACACTTTTCTGGGTTtgcctctatcccacgctcggtgagtaggaaacccaaaaacttccctgCCTCGACCCCGAACACACACTTTTCGGGGATAAACTTCAAGCGGTACCTCGCTATTGTAGCAAATAGCTCATCAAGATCACCTACGTGTTGGCCCCTCACCTGAAAGGTCACCACCttatcatctacataggcgtggaCGTTTCTCCCtagcatgggtgcaaggaccctgtccatcagcctttggtatgtggctCCTGCATTCTTCAGACCGATCGACATCACCGTATAACAATAACAGGACGTCTCGGTCATAAATGTTGTTTTACACTCGTCtctgggatgcatcttgatctgattataccctgagaaCGCATCCAGGAAACTGAGCATCCTGCACCCCAAGGCGCTATCTACCAAGGTGTCAATGCTGGGTAGGGGGTACGAGTCCttagggcacgccttgttgaggtcagtgaagtctaagcacatcctccacttcccattgaCCTTCTTTACTAAGACCAcgtttgccaaccactcagggtattgaatttCCCTGACGTGGCCAACGTCCAACAACTTCTTCCTCTCTTCCTGGACAACCAGGCGCCTCTCTTCGTTGAGCTTCCTTCTTCTTTGGAGAACGGGCCTCACCTTAGGATCCATGGTGAGGCAATGGCACAAGAAGTTCGGGTCTATccctggcatgtccgaggcggaccatgcgtaGGCGTCTAGATGGCGTGCTATCACCCCGCCACCAGGTCTTGTTCCGCTTGGTCCAATGACTTACCCAGCTTAAACGTCTTGCCACCTATCTGCCTCTCCACCACATTCCCAATTGGCTCAGGTCGCCTTTCCCGAGCGCTTTCCACGCGAGCAACTCCTGCGCGGTCCTCTTTGAATGGCGGGCGCTCCACCACCATGAACACCCCCATTGGCTTTGAGACTATTCTCATAGCATCTTTTGGCCTCTTGTTGGTCGAACTTGATCACTATCACCTTCCCGCTCAGctctggcaacttcatcttcatgtggcgtgtcaACGCCACCGCCCTTAACCTGTTCAGAGATGGTCTTCCCAACAAAACATTATATGTAGGGTGTGCATTAACCACTAGGTACCTAATATTCTCTGTGCGGGAGGCGGAGCCATCTGTAAAGGTGGTCCTCAGCTCCAAATACCCCCGCACTTCCACCTGATCTCCAGCAAACCCGTACAAACACCCTGTGTAAGGTCTGAGCTGGTCAGAAGACAACTGCAGCTTGTTAAAGGTGGACCAAAACATTAC
The window above is part of the Phaseolus vulgaris cultivar G19833 unplaced genomic scaffold, P. vulgaris v2.0 scaffold_16, whole genome shotgun sequence genome. Proteins encoded here:
- the LOC137817112 gene encoding uncharacterized protein, whose protein sequence is MDAWCEFHQAFGHPIRNCLALGHQLDELVKSGFLNDYLAESQGTGASTTSGEEQGHEMPVHGEIHTISGGFSGGRCTASQRKRYTRSVMSLEAHAVDDILDIDLPFTKADLRDVIPHDNDLVVISVVTAWRKVHRVLVDQGSSADVMFWSTFNKLQLSSDQLRPYTGCLYGFAGDQVEVRGYLELRTTFTDGSASRTENIRYLVVNAHPTYNVLLGRPSLNRLRAVALTRHMKMKLPELSGKVIVIKFDQQEAKRCYENSLKANGGVHGGGAPAIQRGPRRSCSRGKRSGKAT